A single genomic interval of Spirosoma linguale DSM 74 harbors:
- a CDS encoding RagB/SusD domain protein (PFAM: RagB/SusD domain protein) — protein sequence MKRSQFFNTIRSASVALLLVMAAGCTNLDEVLSDRITSGNFLQTKEDVIRDFLRPFEHSYWTIQGGSTFMLQEDSSDELMTPNRQGDWFDGGQFQRVHNHTWTPNDGYTNDAWNALYGGVTLATNTLEDLQGITDPAKFNMTQAELDDMIAEVRTLRAWLNLRLLDFYRNIVLVKKVKGESQGGPQASPQEAFSFIEQELKESIPNLPTRQSLGANAIGRWTQGGAAALLVRLYLNAKVYTGTDHFTDCATVCTDILAGKYGQYALESRWDAPFDYTNPTSGETVFGFPGSFGLTHWQYDGGMYFWMLPVNATFYFGFTDFGTANPKYALQPGRDVDSTEYSFALGKPFVKFQKYPDDVRLKTYKNLGNSKREGMFLQGYLPYINSSGKVDTVRSTKGPYPLFFRDQVGMFLGAKPGTKIADKTSNMNNADQNSGITPVKYPYYPSSDLNKISSAYAEIRLAEIYYSLAECKYRAGDKAGAAVLLNTVRARNYPTGSPSLYKPDGSQLTDQEMLDEWGREFLVEGRRRTDLIRWGVFNTGTWWDKQPDADNHTAIFPIGQNVLNVSPQLKQNPGY from the coding sequence ATGAAACGATCCCAATTTTTCAATACCATACGCAGTGCATCCGTCGCTCTATTGCTCGTTATGGCCGCTGGCTGTACGAATCTGGACGAGGTACTTTCTGACCGGATCACATCCGGCAACTTCCTCCAAACGAAAGAAGATGTCATTCGCGACTTTCTGCGTCCTTTCGAGCACAGCTACTGGACCATTCAGGGCGGGTCGACATTTATGCTTCAGGAAGACAGCTCAGATGAACTGATGACGCCGAACCGGCAGGGCGACTGGTTCGACGGCGGGCAATTCCAGCGGGTACATAACCATACCTGGACGCCCAACGACGGCTATACAAATGATGCCTGGAATGCGCTGTACGGCGGGGTTACGCTGGCCACCAACACCCTGGAAGATTTGCAGGGCATTACCGACCCGGCCAAGTTCAACATGACGCAGGCCGAACTGGACGATATGATTGCCGAAGTCCGCACCCTGCGAGCCTGGCTCAACCTGCGGCTGTTGGATTTTTATCGCAACATTGTGCTGGTTAAAAAAGTGAAAGGCGAATCGCAGGGAGGTCCGCAGGCATCTCCGCAGGAAGCGTTTAGCTTCATTGAGCAGGAGTTGAAAGAGTCGATCCCCAACTTGCCGACCCGGCAAAGTCTGGGTGCCAATGCCATTGGCCGCTGGACCCAGGGCGGAGCTGCGGCCCTGCTGGTTCGGCTGTATCTGAACGCGAAAGTGTATACCGGTACCGATCATTTTACGGATTGTGCTACCGTGTGCACCGATATTCTGGCGGGTAAATACGGCCAGTACGCGCTGGAAAGTCGCTGGGATGCGCCTTTCGACTACACTAATCCCACATCGGGCGAAACGGTCTTTGGTTTTCCGGGTAGTTTCGGGCTTACGCACTGGCAATACGATGGCGGCATGTACTTCTGGATGCTGCCGGTCAATGCAACCTTTTACTTCGGGTTCACGGATTTTGGCACGGCCAATCCTAAATACGCGCTGCAACCGGGCCGGGATGTCGACAGTACCGAATACAGCTTCGCGCTGGGTAAGCCGTTTGTAAAGTTCCAGAAATACCCGGACGATGTTCGCCTGAAGACCTACAAAAACCTGGGTAACAGCAAACGGGAAGGCATGTTTTTGCAAGGCTACCTGCCTTACATCAATTCAAGCGGGAAAGTTGATACGGTACGGTCAACGAAAGGGCCTTATCCGTTGTTTTTCCGCGATCAGGTCGGTATGTTCCTGGGGGCCAAACCCGGAACGAAGATTGCCGACAAGACCTCGAACATGAACAATGCCGACCAGAATTCAGGCATTACACCGGTTAAGTACCCCTATTACCCAAGCAGCGACCTGAACAAAATTTCGTCGGCCTACGCTGAAATACGTCTGGCCGAAATCTATTACTCACTGGCCGAGTGCAAATACCGGGCGGGCGATAAGGCCGGGGCTGCGGTGCTTCTGAACACGGTTCGGGCCCGGAATTACCCGACCGGCTCACCCAGCCTGTACAAACCCGATGGCAGCCAGCTGACCGATCAGGAGATGCTGGATGAATGGGGCCGCGAATTTCTGGTAGAAGGCCGTCGGCGTACCGACTTAATTCGCTGGGGCGTGTTCAATACAGGCACCTGGTGGGATAAGCAGCCGGATGCAGATAACCACACGGCTATTTTCCCAATCGGTCAAAACGTGCTCAACGTCTCCCCGCAGTTGAAGCAAAACCCCGGTTATTAA
- a CDS encoding hypothetical protein (KEGG: dac:Daci_4836 OmpW family protein), translating to MKHCVVLIGLFFPLLGLAQITPDRHQLDLLGKGHLHVGLSAGQGYKGSYSTTNVYTPRIQYFLADGWSVALEGRYIQSNSFYSFSYLGAGLSTRYYFLRSGRFALFAQLGAAYGQSKYDKYDPVDPAAYKNGIHNNNWQTSAGLGAHYRLGKRWSLEATAERNWLQSSYLTPDYNRWQTSIGVNYRLK from the coding sequence ATGAAACATTGCGTAGTACTGATAGGCCTTTTCTTTCCCCTGCTCGGATTAGCCCAGATAACTCCTGACAGACATCAGCTGGACTTACTGGGGAAGGGGCACCTGCATGTAGGGTTGTCTGCTGGCCAGGGTTATAAAGGGAGTTATTCGACAACTAACGTCTATACCCCCCGAATTCAATATTTTCTTGCCGATGGATGGTCGGTAGCGCTCGAAGGGCGTTACATACAGTCGAACTCGTTTTATTCCTTCTCTTATTTGGGCGCGGGCTTGTCAACCCGATATTACTTCCTGCGGAGTGGCCGGTTTGCGCTTTTTGCTCAACTCGGCGCAGCGTATGGGCAGAGCAAGTATGACAAATATGATCCCGTAGACCCAGCCGCTTACAAGAACGGGATACACAATAACAATTGGCAAACCAGTGCCGGTTTGGGAGCACATTACCGATTAGGAAAGCGCTGGTCTCTGGAGGCAACCGCCGAAAGAAACTGGTTACAGTCTTCTTATTTAACCCCGGACTATAACCGCTGGCAAACCAGCATTGGTGTAAATTATCGGTTGAAGTAA
- a CDS encoding conserved hypothetical protein (KEGG: tgr:Tgr7_1493 hypothetical protein), with the protein MSSPDLLSLTYRRLEGAAFRTVFDDLAALRIAVFYDFPYLYEGSMAYEKNYLETYARSERAFLFAVYDGNQMVGATTAIPLPDEAPEVQMPFQKAGYELDTVFYFGESVLLPAYRGLGLGNRFFDEREAHAQKFAQCTMTCFCAVQRPEDHPLRPADYRPLDEFWQKRGYQRDSSLQSEMIWPDRNETVETAKTMIYWTKKQVVKKA; encoded by the coding sequence TTGTCTTCGCCAGATCTTTTATCCCTCACATACCGTCGGCTTGAGGGAGCTGCGTTTCGGACGGTTTTCGACGATTTAGCGGCCCTGCGTATTGCGGTATTCTACGACTTCCCGTATTTGTACGAGGGGTCAATGGCGTACGAGAAGAACTATCTGGAAACCTACGCCCGCTCCGAACGTGCTTTTTTGTTCGCCGTTTACGATGGCAACCAAATGGTTGGCGCTACAACGGCCATTCCTCTGCCTGACGAAGCCCCTGAAGTGCAGATGCCTTTCCAAAAGGCGGGATACGAGCTCGATACGGTCTTTTATTTTGGGGAGAGTGTCCTGTTGCCTGCCTACCGGGGGCTGGGCCTCGGGAATCGCTTCTTCGATGAGCGCGAAGCCCATGCCCAAAAATTTGCACAGTGTACAATGACCTGTTTCTGCGCCGTGCAACGTCCCGAAGACCATCCGCTGCGTCCGGCCGACTATCGGCCCCTCGACGAATTCTGGCAAAAGCGCGGTTACCAGCGAGATAGCAGTCTGCAAAGTGAAATGATCTGGCCAGACCGCAACGAAACCGTAGAAACGGCCAAAACCATGATTTACTGGACAAAGAAACAGGTAGTTAAAAAAGCCTAA
- a CDS encoding conserved hypothetical protein (KEGG: atc:AGR_C_416 hypothetical protein), which translates to MTAFDTVFKYYEAFNRKDWKTMLDLIHPDVRHDSNQGDTRIGKEKFSQFLQHMDDCYNETLTDMVILTEPTGTRIGCEFVVNGVYKKTDGDLPPATGQTYVLPAGSFLEVMDGKITRITTYYNLPHWESLVLGN; encoded by the coding sequence ATGACTGCTTTTGATACCGTTTTCAAGTACTACGAAGCCTTTAATCGTAAAGATTGGAAGACAATGCTTGACCTGATTCACCCGGATGTCCGCCACGATAGCAACCAGGGCGATACGCGAATCGGGAAAGAGAAGTTCAGTCAGTTTCTCCAGCATATGGACGACTGTTACAATGAAACCCTAACCGATATGGTCATTCTGACGGAGCCAACGGGCACCCGTATAGGCTGCGAGTTCGTTGTGAACGGGGTGTACAAGAAAACCGACGGCGATTTACCACCGGCTACCGGCCAAACGTATGTGCTGCCCGCCGGTTCGTTTCTTGAGGTAATGGACGGAAAAATCACCCGGATTACAACCTACTATAATTTGCCGCACTGGGAGTCGCTGGTGTTGGGCAATTAA
- a CDS encoding NUDIX hydrolase (PFAM: NUDIX hydrolase~KEGG: scl:sce2352 hypothetical protein), with protein sequence MTYSDKLISYYKTIANDCVLGVSLDCVIFGFHDTRLKVLLLRWKGTDEWCLPGGFICKTESVDDAAGRVLHERTGLNELFLQQFHLFGEANRYDREDTWQRQKMPMPFSGSWPDRTISMGYYALVDYTKVTPTADFLSDVCGWFDVGELPSLLYDHCRIIHVALQTLRLQLNWQPIGLNLMPEKFTIPELQRLYEAVLGRPLDSRNFHKKITGLSILTRLDERRTGKAHKSPYLYQFDLPNYQRALVNGNLIFV encoded by the coding sequence ATGACCTACTCCGACAAGCTCATTTCGTATTATAAAACCATCGCCAACGACTGTGTATTGGGCGTATCGCTCGACTGTGTCATCTTTGGTTTCCATGATACCCGGCTTAAAGTGTTGCTGCTGCGCTGGAAAGGCACGGATGAATGGTGTTTGCCGGGCGGGTTTATCTGTAAAACAGAATCGGTGGACGATGCCGCCGGTCGGGTGCTGCACGAGCGGACGGGCCTGAACGAGCTATTTCTACAGCAGTTTCACTTGTTTGGCGAAGCCAACCGCTACGACCGGGAGGATACCTGGCAACGCCAGAAAATGCCTATGCCGTTTTCCGGTTCCTGGCCCGACCGCACCATTTCGATGGGCTACTACGCGCTGGTCGATTACACAAAAGTAACTCCCACGGCCGATTTTCTGTCCGATGTATGTGGCTGGTTCGACGTAGGGGAGTTGCCCTCGTTGCTGTATGATCACTGCCGAATTATCCATGTTGCCCTTCAGACTCTTCGTCTGCAACTGAACTGGCAGCCTATTGGTCTAAACCTGATGCCCGAAAAGTTTACCATTCCCGAACTACAGCGGCTATACGAAGCCGTGCTGGGGCGACCGCTCGATTCGAGAAACTTTCATAAGAAAATTACGGGCTTAAGCATCCTGACCCGGCTGGATGAACGCCGGACGGGTAAAGCCCATAAATCGCCCTATCTCTACCAATTCGACCTGCCCAATTATCAACGAGCGCTTGTCAATGGGAATTTGATCTTTGTATAA
- a CDS encoding (2Fe-2S)-binding domain protein (PFAM: [2Fe-2S]-binding domain protein; ferredoxin~KEGG: pat:Patl_2511 (2Fe-2S)-binding) has product MVRSYNIKTFPIYTLSLQVMALVKLTINNQPHTIDVDPEMPLLWAIRDVVGLTGTKFGCGIAQCGACTVHLDGAPIRSCSYPASAAAGHKITTIEGLSKNADHPIQKAWIEHQVPQCGYCQSGQIMSAVALLKQNPKPSDEDIDTAMQGNICRCGTYERIRKAIHSASAEMASAPKMPKSTPKIGKL; this is encoded by the coding sequence TTGGTTCGTAGCTATAACATAAAGACTTTCCCCATTTACACCTTATCCCTACAGGTTATGGCCTTAGTAAAATTAACTATTAACAATCAACCACATACGATTGATGTAGACCCGGAGATGCCTCTCCTCTGGGCCATTCGTGATGTCGTTGGCCTGACCGGCACTAAATTCGGTTGTGGCATTGCGCAATGCGGGGCCTGTACGGTTCACCTCGACGGAGCACCCATCCGCTCGTGCAGCTATCCGGCATCGGCCGCAGCCGGGCACAAAATTACCACCATTGAGGGACTGTCGAAAAACGCCGATCACCCCATTCAGAAAGCCTGGATAGAACACCAGGTGCCGCAGTGCGGCTATTGCCAGTCCGGGCAGATCATGTCGGCGGTGGCGTTGCTGAAGCAAAATCCCAAACCATCCGACGAAGACATTGATACCGCCATGCAGGGTAACATTTGCCGCTGCGGCACGTACGAGCGTATTCGGAAAGCCATTCACTCGGCTTCGGCAGAGATGGCCAGCGCACCTAAAATGCCTAAATCAACCCCTAAAATCGGCAAGCTATGA